A stretch of Gemmatimonas aurantiaca T-27 DNA encodes these proteins:
- a CDS encoding mechanosensitive ion channel family protein: MRTPLFRWTPWVLTALLAAIALPAAAQLGLPKKASPADSSPAESSASPRAAMRDFLRLANAGDWPGAADYLAVPAAQEARGPVLARRLKSVLDQRLALDVNSLSPLVVGDTTDGDLNGDRVGVILAANGHEEVIRLVRTAGVPTRWVFSSATVANIDAWFDGLGAPWVRERVPASLLREGPLNVYWWQWIGIGIALPILVLAAWMLGALLRQVLVRVTARTVTTWDEQLLQHLRGPFRLWAAAVVAEPLLSVLTLNARVAAFLSAFTRGMVLIALFWAILQIIRIVQSRLENAAWETGQGAQARTLVPLLGNFLRVALSVVALLVALAQFGYPVGTLLAGLGIGGIAVALAAQKTVEHLFGSVSLAADKVLRVGDWVKTGTTEGSVERIGLRSTSIRTMDRTVVRVPNGKLADDRIETFGERDRMLLRTDLDLTYETSREDLVRIRDEVEALLRAHPKVWPDVVRANITAFTESAIRLNVVAWFVTTDYNEFLRIRHDLFLEFLRILEDHGSAFAYPSRTIYHVQQDPGTHGPGFPPHVVE, translated from the coding sequence ATGCGCACGCCATTGTTTCGCTGGACGCCGTGGGTCCTCACGGCACTCCTTGCCGCGATTGCACTTCCGGCCGCCGCACAGCTCGGCCTCCCGAAGAAAGCGTCGCCCGCCGATTCCTCGCCCGCTGAGTCCTCCGCGTCACCGCGGGCGGCGATGCGTGATTTCCTCCGCCTGGCGAATGCCGGGGACTGGCCTGGCGCTGCGGATTATCTGGCCGTGCCTGCCGCGCAGGAAGCCCGGGGACCGGTGCTCGCGCGCCGTCTCAAGTCGGTGCTCGATCAACGGCTCGCGCTCGATGTGAACAGTCTCTCGCCCCTCGTCGTGGGTGACACCACGGACGGGGATCTGAACGGCGACCGTGTGGGCGTGATTCTCGCCGCCAACGGACACGAAGAAGTGATCCGCCTAGTGCGGACTGCGGGCGTGCCCACCAGATGGGTGTTTTCGTCGGCCACGGTGGCCAATATCGACGCCTGGTTCGACGGCCTTGGGGCTCCCTGGGTACGGGAGCGGGTGCCGGCCTCGTTGCTGCGGGAAGGTCCGCTCAACGTGTACTGGTGGCAGTGGATCGGCATCGGCATTGCCTTGCCCATCCTGGTGCTCGCGGCCTGGATGCTTGGCGCGCTGCTGCGGCAGGTGCTGGTGCGGGTCACGGCGCGCACGGTGACCACCTGGGATGAACAACTGCTGCAGCACCTGCGTGGCCCGTTCCGCCTTTGGGCGGCGGCCGTGGTGGCAGAGCCATTGCTGTCGGTGCTCACGCTGAATGCCCGCGTTGCAGCCTTCCTCAGTGCGTTCACGCGCGGGATGGTACTGATCGCGCTGTTCTGGGCCATTCTCCAGATCATTCGCATCGTGCAGTCGCGGCTCGAGAATGCCGCCTGGGAAACCGGGCAGGGCGCTCAGGCTCGTACGTTGGTGCCGCTGCTGGGCAACTTCCTGCGTGTGGCGCTGTCGGTGGTGGCGTTGCTGGTGGCGCTCGCGCAGTTCGGCTATCCCGTCGGTACGCTGCTGGCCGGCCTTGGTATCGGCGGTATTGCCGTGGCATTGGCCGCGCAGAAAACGGTGGAGCATCTCTTCGGCAGTGTGAGTCTCGCGGCCGACAAAGTCTTGCGTGTTGGCGATTGGGTGAAGACCGGTACCACCGAAGGTTCGGTGGAACGCATTGGCTTGCGGTCGACCAGCATCCGAACGATGGACCGCACCGTGGTGCGCGTGCCCAACGGCAAACTGGCCGATGATCGCATCGAAACGTTCGGAGAGCGCGACCGCATGCTGCTGCGCACCGATCTCGACTTGACGTACGAAACAAGTCGTGAGGATCTGGTGCGCATCCGCGACGAAGTCGAGGCCCTGCTGCGCGCCCATCCGAAGGTGTGGCCCGATGTCGTGCGCGCGAATATCACGGCCTTCACCGAGTCGGCCATCCGGCTCAATGTGGTCGCCTGGTTCGTCACCACTGACTACAACGAATTCCTGCGCATCCGACACGACCTGTTCCTCGAATTCTTGCGCATCCTCGAGGACCATGGTTCGGCGTTCGCCTATCCATCGCGCACCATCTATCACGTGCAACAGGATCCGGGCACACACGGCCCGGGATTTCCACCCCATGTCGTGGAATGA
- a CDS encoding DEAD/DEAH box helicase: MPTHGAIRYSGDRNMFVVACTPMVRARLRRCFPRISMNAAHAVALKATDEVCRDLLWFMERFPLEADAHAAERLQGGAVRHVDREAAVAALIDQRQPMLPFDLALPPRDYQRQAAQLLLTSRNLLLADDVGLGKTCSAICAMPTPEALPALVVCPTHLPRQWAAEIALFAPQLSVHIVTKGSPYPIKWQMRGGVKERATSMPDVLVINYHKLRGWAEQLAGVVRYVVFDEAQQLRGDGTSIWSAARHVAERATLRLGLSATPIYNYGIEFHSVYEVLAPEALGTRDEFSREWCGGNFGEKARVHDPNVFGNYLRGQGLMLRRTRAEVGRELPPLTKVVHEVDADSQTIDAARKSAVELARIVLQATEAFRGQKMQAAGELDALMRQATGVAKAPFVAAFVRLLLESEPRVVLFGWHHAVYGIWREALREYRPVMYTGAESPTQRDAALARFKDPSDEGSRVLIMSLRSGAGVDGLQHACRTVVFGELDWSPGVHEQCAGRVHRDAQGEPVTAYYMCADDGADPIMIEVLGVKRSQLEPVRNPNMPLVERLETGVDNIRRLAVAALARAGEVSAPVPAAPSLFEAEVTV; this comes from the coding sequence ATGCCCACACATGGCGCGATCCGCTACAGCGGCGATCGGAACATGTTCGTGGTGGCCTGCACACCCATGGTGCGCGCGCGCCTCCGGCGATGCTTCCCCCGGATCAGCATGAATGCGGCGCATGCCGTGGCGCTCAAAGCCACCGACGAGGTGTGCCGGGATCTCCTGTGGTTCATGGAGCGATTCCCCCTCGAGGCAGATGCGCATGCGGCTGAACGGCTGCAAGGCGGTGCGGTGCGCCATGTCGATCGGGAGGCGGCGGTAGCGGCCTTGATCGATCAGCGACAGCCGATGCTCCCGTTCGATCTCGCCCTGCCACCGCGCGATTACCAACGCCAGGCAGCGCAGTTGTTGCTCACGAGTCGCAACCTGCTGCTGGCTGACGACGTGGGCCTCGGCAAGACCTGTAGCGCCATCTGCGCCATGCCTACACCGGAAGCCCTGCCGGCTCTGGTCGTGTGCCCGACCCATCTGCCACGCCAATGGGCCGCTGAGATCGCGCTGTTCGCCCCTCAGCTCTCCGTGCACATCGTCACCAAGGGCAGCCCCTATCCCATCAAATGGCAGATGCGGGGCGGCGTGAAAGAGCGTGCGACCAGCATGCCCGATGTGCTGGTGATCAACTACCACAAACTCCGCGGCTGGGCGGAGCAGTTGGCTGGCGTGGTGCGGTACGTCGTGTTCGATGAGGCCCAGCAGTTGCGTGGCGACGGGACGTCCATCTGGTCGGCCGCGAGGCACGTCGCAGAGCGCGCGACGCTCCGGCTCGGCCTCTCCGCGACCCCGATCTACAACTACGGGATCGAATTCCATTCGGTCTACGAAGTGCTCGCGCCCGAAGCGTTGGGGACACGCGATGAATTCAGTCGAGAGTGGTGCGGCGGGAACTTCGGCGAGAAAGCGCGGGTGCACGATCCCAACGTGTTCGGCAATTACCTCCGCGGACAGGGGTTGATGCTGCGCAGGACGCGCGCCGAGGTGGGCCGTGAGCTGCCGCCGCTGACGAAAGTCGTGCACGAGGTCGACGCCGACAGCCAGACGATCGACGCGGCACGGAAGAGCGCTGTCGAGTTGGCGCGCATCGTCCTGCAGGCGACCGAGGCGTTCCGGGGCCAGAAGATGCAGGCGGCGGGTGAGCTCGATGCCCTGATGCGCCAGGCCACCGGAGTGGCCAAGGCGCCATTCGTGGCGGCGTTTGTGCGCCTGCTGCTGGAGAGCGAGCCGCGCGTCGTGTTGTTCGGCTGGCATCATGCCGTGTACGGCATCTGGCGGGAGGCGCTGCGGGAGTATCGACCGGTGATGTACACGGGCGCCGAGAGTCCCACGCAGCGCGATGCCGCCTTGGCCCGATTCAAAGATCCGAGCGACGAGGGGTCGCGCGTCCTGATCATGTCGCTGCGTTCCGGAGCAGGCGTCGACGGCCTGCAGCACGCTTGCCGCACCGTCGTGTTCGGGGAGCTCGACTGGTCCCCTGGTGTGCATGAGCAGTGTGCCGGCCGCGTGCATCGCGACGCCCAGGGCGAACCCGTCACCGCCTACTACATGTGCGCGGACGACGGCGCAGATCCCATCATGATCGAAGTGCTCGGGGTGAAACGCTCACAGCTCGAACCAGTGCGCAATCCCAACATGCCGCTGGTGGAGCGCTTGGAGACGGGCGTGGACAACATCCGTCGGTTGGCCGTAGCGGCGCTTGCGCGCGCCGGTGAGGTGTCAGCGCCGGTTCCCGCTGCACCGTCGCTCTTTGAGGCTGAGGTGACCGTATGA
- a CDS encoding phage terminase large subunit family protein, with product MLLSLERLQEATISAYLDVAAIMGEAFAQRELLGLAKWAETYYRLPPDSAVQGLFRFARSPYLREPAQMLQDPRVKQVVVAKGSQLFFTTLAQIWKGWTMDEDPASMICVWPSEGLLKRYVITRINPMLEDVIPLRKIFTRSGLRDSDDSFKYKGFPGGGISFVTGRSSSQLKSMTAQRMHVSELDELEPDVKGQGDPLDQARRALRTHPRGKEYLECTPTIAGRSRVWQELKLSSWRELHLMCPGENCNYPQVLRWREGQEDGDNEGAGRFNFVYELDTAGRIVPESTRYVCVKCGMKIEHKWKRAMVTEGNWVPRYPDRIAFQGYHLSALYSLAEGYDWDVCAQMCVNGLTDPAKQKVAINTILALPYEEKEASGNPRGMQARAHEYGVEIPFGVVLITISVDVQIDRVEYQVMGFGAGLEWWLIEWGRLEGDPGKGRPGRAPVWTELEDVLNRDWVDADGVCYDPKAIAIDAGYLQEHVRAFCARFTTKDGVRPIHTMGRAGRARPLLEKPKAETTRRRRRARKPSYIIGTDTMNDLLYARFRIEQPGPGYLHTPTDRDIDQAWYDQIYNESLQEVVERGLRVKKWLPVNEDAPNEAIDLTRGCYAALVSLGQKVMLQLETMRPPSPTAAVKPRGVVSSTEPLPEATIEPEEVPVAPKRAARIARRRPRGPSGMISEAVE from the coding sequence ATGCTGCTGTCCCTCGAACGTCTGCAGGAAGCCACGATCTCCGCATATCTGGACGTCGCGGCGATCATGGGCGAAGCCTTCGCGCAGCGAGAGCTCCTCGGCCTCGCCAAGTGGGCGGAGACCTACTACCGCCTGCCGCCGGACAGCGCCGTCCAGGGGCTATTCCGGTTTGCCCGCTCGCCGTATCTCCGGGAGCCCGCGCAGATGCTGCAGGATCCGCGCGTGAAGCAGGTGGTGGTGGCCAAGGGGTCGCAGTTGTTCTTCACCACGCTAGCGCAGATTTGGAAGGGTTGGACGATGGATGAAGATCCGGCGTCCATGATCTGCGTCTGGCCCTCTGAAGGGCTGCTGAAGCGCTATGTCATCACGCGCATCAATCCGATGCTCGAGGATGTGATCCCGTTGAGGAAGATCTTCACCCGATCGGGACTCCGTGACTCGGACGACAGCTTCAAGTACAAAGGATTCCCCGGTGGCGGCATATCCTTCGTGACCGGTCGGTCGTCGTCGCAGCTGAAGTCGATGACCGCCCAGCGCATGCACGTTTCGGAGCTCGACGAACTTGAGCCGGACGTGAAGGGCCAAGGTGATCCACTCGATCAGGCACGCCGTGCACTGCGCACGCATCCCCGCGGCAAGGAGTACTTGGAGTGCACTCCCACCATCGCGGGTCGTTCACGCGTGTGGCAGGAACTCAAGCTCTCCTCGTGGCGCGAGCTGCACCTGATGTGTCCCGGTGAGAACTGCAACTATCCGCAGGTGTTGCGGTGGCGGGAAGGCCAAGAAGATGGCGACAACGAGGGGGCCGGTCGCTTCAATTTCGTCTACGAGCTCGACACCGCCGGACGTATCGTGCCGGAGTCTACCCGCTATGTCTGCGTGAAGTGCGGGATGAAGATTGAACACAAGTGGAAGCGCGCCATGGTGACCGAGGGAAACTGGGTTCCACGCTACCCGGACCGCATCGCCTTCCAGGGCTATCATCTCAGTGCCCTCTACTCCCTCGCGGAAGGCTACGACTGGGACGTCTGTGCCCAGATGTGCGTGAATGGGCTCACTGATCCCGCGAAGCAGAAGGTGGCGATCAATACGATCCTCGCCCTGCCCTACGAGGAGAAGGAAGCCAGCGGCAATCCTCGGGGGATGCAAGCCCGCGCCCATGAGTACGGCGTGGAGATCCCCTTCGGGGTCGTGCTCATCACGATCAGCGTCGACGTGCAGATCGATCGCGTGGAGTATCAAGTAATGGGCTTCGGCGCGGGTCTCGAATGGTGGTTGATCGAGTGGGGGCGTCTCGAAGGTGATCCGGGCAAGGGCCGTCCTGGAAGAGCTCCCGTATGGACCGAACTCGAAGATGTACTGAATCGCGACTGGGTTGACGCGGATGGCGTGTGCTACGACCCCAAGGCGATCGCCATCGACGCCGGCTATCTGCAGGAGCATGTGCGGGCGTTTTGCGCACGCTTCACAACGAAGGATGGTGTCCGGCCGATCCACACCATGGGCCGCGCTGGGCGCGCCCGACCCCTGCTCGAGAAGCCGAAGGCAGAGACAACCCGCCGCCGCCGGCGAGCACGCAAGCCGTCGTACATTATCGGCACCGACACGATGAACGACCTGCTCTATGCGCGCTTTCGCATTGAGCAACCGGGCCCCGGCTACCTGCACACGCCCACCGATCGCGACATCGATCAGGCCTGGTATGACCAGATCTACAACGAGAGCCTGCAGGAAGTGGTCGAGCGCGGCTTACGCGTGAAAAAGTGGCTGCCGGTGAATGAGGACGCACCGAACGAAGCCATCGACCTGACCCGCGGATGCTATGCGGCGCTGGTGTCGCTGGGGCAAAAGGTCATGCTGCAGCTCGAGACGATGCGCCCACCGTCGCCTACCGCCGCCGTGAAGCCTCGCGGCGTCGTCAGCAGCACCGAACCCCTGCCCGAAGCCACGATCGAGCCTGAGGAGGTCCCTGTAGCCCCGAAGCGTGCCGCTCGCATTGCACGTCGTCGGCCTCGTGGCCCCTCTGGCATGATCTCCGAGGCCGTCGAGTAG